A single Natrinema pellirubrum DSM 15624 DNA region contains:
- a CDS encoding ABC transporter ATP-binding protein, with translation MTALELAGVAKRYGGTAALEGIDLTVRDGEFFTLVGPSGCGKTTTLRTIAGFESPTEGTVRFDGRAMDGVPPEERDVGVVFQSYALFPHMSVAENVGYGLRFRQPPGGQTVEERVRELLALVDLEGMGERDPEGLSGGQRQRVALARALAPAPDLLLLDEPMSALDAQLRESLRRQIKRIQSALEITTVYVTHDQAEALAISDRVAVMNGGRVEQVGRPQVIYREPETRFVAEFVGDNNVFEGTVREREADRARIDVGGETLAVSAVPPEADRVTVCVRPGALSRNVGTNRLPVTVETSEFLGETVRVHGHWNGAEMVLQLPAVPEADELTVGFDPDDAHVVATD, from the coding sequence ATGACCGCCCTCGAACTCGCGGGCGTCGCCAAACGCTACGGCGGGACCGCGGCGCTCGAGGGGATCGATCTGACGGTCCGTGACGGCGAGTTCTTCACGCTCGTCGGGCCCTCCGGCTGTGGAAAGACGACGACGTTGCGGACCATCGCCGGTTTCGAGTCGCCGACCGAGGGGACCGTCCGCTTCGACGGGCGGGCGATGGACGGCGTCCCGCCGGAGGAGCGAGACGTCGGCGTCGTCTTCCAGAGCTACGCGCTATTTCCCCACATGAGCGTCGCCGAGAACGTCGGCTACGGGCTGCGGTTCCGGCAGCCGCCGGGCGGACAGACCGTCGAGGAACGCGTCCGGGAACTGCTCGCGCTGGTCGACCTCGAGGGAATGGGCGAGCGCGACCCCGAGGGGTTATCGGGTGGCCAGCGCCAGCGGGTCGCGCTGGCGCGGGCGCTCGCGCCGGCTCCCGATCTGCTCTTGCTCGACGAGCCGATGAGCGCGCTCGACGCACAGCTCCGGGAGTCGCTGCGCCGGCAGATCAAACGGATCCAGTCGGCACTCGAGATCACGACGGTCTACGTCACCCACGATCAGGCCGAGGCGCTGGCGATCTCCGATCGCGTGGCGGTGATGAACGGCGGCCGGGTCGAACAGGTCGGCCGGCCGCAGGTGATCTACCGCGAGCCCGAAACGCGATTCGTCGCCGAGTTCGTCGGCGACAACAACGTTTTCGAGGGCACGGTTCGAGAGCGAGAGGCGGACCGGGCGCGGATCGACGTCGGCGGCGAGACCCTCGCGGTGTCGGCGGTCCCGCCGGAGGCCGACCGGGTCACCGTCTGCGTGCGACCGGGTGCGCTCTCCCGGAACGTCGGGACCAACCGGCTGCCGGTGACCGTCGAAACCAGCGAGTTCCTCGGCGAGACCGTCCGCGTCCACGGCCACTGGAACGGGGCCGAGATGGTCCTGCAACTCCCCGCGGTCCCCGAGGCCGACGAACTGACGGTCGGGTTCGACCCCGACGACGCCCACGTCGTCGCGACCGACTGA
- a CDS encoding helix-turn-helix transcriptional regulator yields the protein MNFDTQTEVEDSVENDTYDDAKVLMETRHRFRLLRLLEQSSRTQSELAEQMDIHRTTLRRNLRTLRQQNWIAEDGNRYAITAAGEIVLSSFDELLRDVERATKLGTFLTECTVDLPEEFPALGNDEIALNGADQPFAAVNEFIEFIETADRLQLCLPAINPRYVTLLTDLCPTTRIELVGPKECFETLVATAAAELRTLRRSDTVAVTVIDERPPFGICFDEDRCMLVAYNDGGGIHGIVRFDDPAGGIENWLEDEYRSFEQGGRNAELPLTE from the coding sequence ATGAACTTCGATACCCAGACCGAAGTCGAGGACAGCGTCGAGAACGACACGTACGACGACGCGAAAGTGCTGATGGAGACGCGACATCGATTTCGACTGCTGCGTCTCCTCGAGCAGTCGTCACGAACGCAGTCCGAGTTGGCGGAACAAATGGACATCCATCGAACGACCCTCCGGCGTAACCTCCGCACGTTGCGACAGCAAAACTGGATCGCGGAAGACGGGAACCGATACGCGATCACGGCCGCGGGCGAGATCGTACTCTCGAGTTTCGACGAATTACTACGCGATGTCGAACGCGCGACCAAGCTTGGAACGTTTCTTACGGAGTGTACCGTCGATCTCCCCGAGGAGTTCCCCGCGCTGGGAAACGATGAAATCGCGTTGAACGGAGCCGACCAGCCGTTCGCTGCAGTGAACGAATTCATCGAATTCATCGAAACCGCGGACCGGTTGCAGTTGTGTCTTCCAGCGATAAACCCGAGATATGTGACGCTGCTTACCGATTTGTGTCCGACGACCCGAATCGAACTCGTCGGACCGAAGGAGTGTTTCGAAACGCTGGTCGCGACGGCGGCCGCCGAACTCCGAACGTTACGGCGATCGGACACGGTAGCGGTAACGGTAATCGATGAGCGCCCACCGTTCGGAATCTGTTTCGACGAGGACCGATGCATGCTGGTCGCGTACAACGACGGGGGCGGGATACACGGTATCGTTCGGTTCGACGATCCCGCGGGCGGTATCGAGAACTGGCTGGAAGACGAATACAGGTCGTTCGAACAGGGCGGACGGAACGCCGAACTACCCCTAACCGAATGA
- a CDS encoding ABC transporter permease: MPASDRRGLRNAFVTLQSRLERHALSLAALGTAAVLAVMLYLPVGVVFVEAILEAGRPTLGHFRGVLTDPFYVGALADVFAEPLAVGSHLEGVAGWLGAISVSLTLVRPLPGLDLPVPWLALETPGMQWGLFGFTAYQAALSTLASVALGLPAAYVLATYEFRGRRTIRSLTILPFVLPGIMVAVGFYAMFGRGGTLNGLLGLVGLGPYPFIEWNPLAIVIVAHAFYNAPLVARVTVAAWESVDRRAVETARSLGASPRRAFRDVVVPQLLPAILTGTLLTFIFTFMTFPIVLALGGLQLATVEVWIYDRVRQLAYGEAATLAVLETVLSLGLTYAYLRYESAQSGLARSAGSTARRPLVPDLRTALSPRRLAIVGYGLVALVVFVGPMASLVVGSVTDGSGLTGRHYAFLLERQLEGASYQTLPWIAVRNSLLFGVATLAVAVPMGVVISVVTARAGRSGAVVDALAMLPLAVSGVVFGIGLLRGLVFGIPLPGGWRFRVTGAVAIVAAHAVAAYPFVTRNVSPLLANLDPAMVESARALGASRYRALRDVELPLVASGIVAGAAFAFAISIGEFSSTVILAGSGDTYTMPVAVERYLGRRSGPAIAMGTVLLFVTAASFVVVDRVGGRFER; encoded by the coding sequence GTGCCCGCATCGGATCGCCGAGGGCTTCGGAACGCGTTCGTGACCCTCCAGTCGCGCCTCGAGCGCCATGCCCTCTCGCTGGCGGCGCTCGGGACGGCCGCGGTGCTTGCGGTCATGCTCTATCTGCCGGTCGGGGTCGTCTTCGTCGAGGCAATCCTCGAGGCGGGCCGGCCGACGCTCGGCCATTTCCGCGGGGTCCTGACTGATCCGTTCTATGTCGGGGCGCTCGCGGACGTCTTCGCGGAGCCGCTTGCGGTCGGGAGCCATCTCGAGGGCGTTGCCGGCTGGCTCGGGGCCATCTCGGTGTCTCTTACGCTCGTCCGGCCGCTCCCCGGCCTCGACCTGCCGGTGCCGTGGCTCGCCCTCGAGACACCGGGGATGCAGTGGGGGCTGTTCGGCTTTACCGCCTATCAGGCGGCGCTGTCGACGCTCGCAAGCGTTGCACTCGGGCTACCGGCCGCCTACGTCCTCGCGACCTACGAGTTCCGGGGTCGACGGACGATTCGATCGCTGACGATCCTGCCGTTCGTCCTGCCCGGGATCATGGTCGCGGTCGGCTTCTACGCGATGTTCGGCCGGGGCGGCACGCTCAACGGCCTGCTCGGACTGGTCGGGCTCGGGCCGTACCCGTTCATCGAGTGGAACCCGTTGGCGATCGTGATCGTCGCCCACGCCTTTTACAACGCACCGCTGGTGGCCCGCGTGACCGTCGCCGCGTGGGAATCCGTCGACCGCCGGGCCGTCGAGACCGCTCGCAGCCTCGGCGCGAGTCCGCGGCGGGCGTTCCGCGACGTGGTCGTTCCGCAGCTGCTGCCGGCGATCCTGACCGGCACGCTGTTGACCTTCATCTTCACCTTCATGACCTTCCCCATCGTCCTCGCGCTGGGCGGGCTCCAGTTGGCGACCGTCGAGGTCTGGATCTACGACCGGGTGCGCCAGCTGGCCTACGGCGAGGCAGCGACGCTTGCCGTCCTCGAGACGGTACTCTCGCTGGGACTCACGTACGCCTATCTCCGATACGAGTCCGCCCAATCGGGGCTGGCACGTTCGGCCGGTTCGACCGCGAGGCGGCCGCTCGTTCCAGACCTGCGGACCGCGCTGTCGCCGCGTCGGCTGGCGATCGTCGGCTACGGGCTCGTCGCGCTGGTGGTCTTCGTCGGCCCGATGGCGAGTCTGGTCGTCGGCAGCGTCACCGACGGGAGCGGCCTGACGGGTCGCCATTACGCCTTTTTGCTCGAGCGCCAGCTCGAGGGGGCCAGCTACCAGACGCTACCGTGGATCGCGGTCCGGAACTCGCTGCTGTTTGGCGTCGCGACGCTCGCGGTCGCCGTCCCGATGGGCGTCGTGATCTCGGTCGTAACCGCCCGGGCGGGCCGTTCGGGGGCCGTCGTCGACGCGCTGGCGATGTTGCCGCTTGCGGTCAGCGGCGTCGTCTTCGGGATCGGCCTGCTCCGGGGGCTGGTCTTCGGGATTCCGTTGCCCGGCGGCTGGCGGTTCCGGGTGACGGGCGCGGTCGCGATCGTCGCGGCCCACGCGGTCGCGGCCTACCCCTTCGTCACGCGCAACGTCTCGCCGCTGCTCGCGAACCTGGATCCGGCGATGGTCGAGTCCGCCCGTGCGCTGGGTGCCTCCCGGTACCGCGCGCTCCGGGACGTCGAATTGCCGCTCGTGGCCAGCGGCATCGTCGCCGGCGCGGCCTTCGCCTTCGCCATTTCGATCGGAGAGTTCTCTTCGACGGTGATTTTGGCGGGCAGCGGCGACACCTACACGATGCCAGTCGCCGTCGAGCGCTATCTCGGTCGTCGCTCCGGCCCCGCGATCGCCATGGGAACGGTCCTGCTGTTCGTCACGGCCGCCAGCTTCGTCGTCGTCGACCGTGTCGGCGGGAGGTTCGAGCGATGA
- a CDS encoding thiamine ABC transporter substrate-binding protein, whose protein sequence is MDRRTFIGTVGAGTVAGVAGCLTRDGDGNGDDGSDGDPEPENPDLEGELRVATYSSMVDGENPAGEWLKEVFEEEYPDAELTWTVPENGINQYIERERSDVDLDADVYLGANVDDLVLVDDRLEEGGLLRDLNVDRIDNAERIRDGLDMGDPHGRVLAYDTGYISLVYDETVVDEPETLADLTEPAYEDALLAQNAQSSDPGQAFLLWTIDAYGEDGYLDYWDNLAANGVRILKDWSESYSGAYMEEERPMVVSYSTDQVYANEYGYDMRRHQVAFPNDQGYANPEGMGIFEGASELDLAYEFLDFALSSEAQAVIAQRNVQFPAVEEEFVDLDDEFDQYAHVPPEAVTVGYDRLRGNLEGWVDDWAREFAGQ, encoded by the coding sequence ATGGATCGACGAACGTTCATCGGGACGGTCGGTGCGGGGACGGTCGCCGGCGTCGCCGGCTGTCTGACTCGCGATGGCGACGGAAACGGCGACGACGGCAGCGACGGCGACCCCGAGCCGGAAAATCCGGACCTCGAGGGGGAGCTTCGAGTCGCGACCTACAGTTCGATGGTCGACGGCGAGAATCCGGCCGGAGAGTGGCTCAAGGAGGTCTTCGAGGAGGAGTATCCCGACGCCGAACTGACCTGGACGGTGCCGGAAAACGGCATCAACCAGTACATCGAGCGCGAGCGAAGCGACGTGGACCTCGACGCCGACGTCTATCTCGGCGCGAACGTCGACGATCTCGTTCTGGTCGACGACCGACTCGAGGAAGGCGGGTTGCTCCGGGATCTCAACGTCGACCGAATCGACAACGCCGAGCGGATCCGCGACGGGCTGGACATGGGCGATCCTCACGGCCGGGTCCTCGCCTACGACACGGGCTACATCAGCCTCGTCTACGACGAGACCGTCGTCGACGAACCCGAGACGCTCGCGGATCTGACCGAACCGGCCTACGAGGACGCGTTGCTCGCCCAGAACGCCCAGAGTTCCGATCCCGGCCAGGCATTCTTGCTGTGGACGATCGACGCCTACGGCGAGGATGGCTATCTCGATTACTGGGACAACCTCGCGGCCAACGGCGTGCGCATCCTCAAAGACTGGTCCGAGTCCTACAGCGGCGCGTATATGGAAGAGGAGCGACCCATGGTCGTCTCCTACTCGACCGACCAGGTGTACGCAAACGAGTACGGCTACGACATGCGTCGCCATCAGGTCGCGTTCCCGAACGATCAGGGGTACGCCAACCCCGAAGGAATGGGGATCTTCGAGGGCGCGAGCGAACTCGACCTCGCCTACGAGTTCCTCGATTTCGCCCTCTCGAGCGAGGCCCAGGCCGTCATCGCACAGCGCAACGTCCAGTTCCCCGCCGTCGAGGAGGAGTTCGTCGATCTCGACGACGAGTTCGACCAGTACGCCCACGTCCCGCCGGAGGCGGTGACCGTCGGCTACGACCGACTCCGGGGCAACCTCGAGGGGTGGGTCGACGACTGGGCCCGCGAGTTCGCCGGCCAGTAA
- a CDS encoding DUF5518 domain-containing protein encodes MVSTRTLLNAVIGAVVGVVLSFIPFSTVLGGLVAGFLEGPDSRQGATVGAIAGAITFLPIAGMGLVVFGILGLGLTGGVPLEGFALVSIVIAVGGLFALFYTVGLSLLGGYLGAYLAREYPDRHHRTRATIGYETESGRAPPADGEPTWDRDSGTADSREFGADRTADERDADRERDRDRF; translated from the coding sequence ATGGTCAGCACTCGAACCCTTCTCAACGCCGTCATCGGTGCTGTCGTCGGTGTCGTCCTCTCGTTCATCCCGTTCTCGACCGTCCTCGGCGGCCTCGTCGCCGGGTTCCTCGAGGGGCCGGATAGCCGTCAGGGTGCGACCGTCGGCGCGATCGCCGGTGCGATCACGTTCCTGCCGATCGCGGGAATGGGGCTGGTCGTCTTCGGTATCCTCGGGCTCGGGCTCACCGGTGGGGTTCCCCTCGAGGGGTTCGCGCTGGTTTCGATCGTGATCGCCGTCGGCGGGCTCTTTGCTCTCTTCTATACGGTGGGCCTCTCACTGCTCGGCGGCTATCTGGGCGCGTATCTCGCTCGCGAGTATCCCGACCGCCACCACCGGACGCGGGCCACGATCGGCTACGAAACGGAATCCGGTCGGGCACCCCCTGCCGACGGCGAACCGACGTGGGACCGCGACTCGGGAACCGCTGACTCGAGGGAGTTCGGCGCCGATCGCACCGCGGACGAACGTGACGCCGACCGCGAGCGGGATCGCGACCGGTTCTGA
- a CDS encoding SLC13 family permease produces MLVVFAIILFALVLFITEWLPIDVTAILIMVLLMILGADGVANFTEISTTEGTSGFSNSATITVLAMLILSSGISQTGVVQIIGRKMSAFAGEDLDKQLLATIGVSGPISGFINNTPVVAILVPVVSDIAHKGKTSPSKLLIPLSYASMFGGMLTLIGTSTNILASDVSARLLDHPFSMFEFTKLGVIVLLVGSIYLMTVGHRLLPERVPVDEDYVTEYAIGEYLTEAIVDEGSPIVGSTVADAIDRVEFDADILQVVRDGEEFIEPIGQKTIRAGDTLRLRADRPTVQQLVERETLTIDGGPETDAELEPDEIPDRTLVEVVVPRGSFLVGESLETSTFRQRYDATVLAFRSRGETVRSDMDERRIRVGDTLLVQAAPDSIDRLSQNDDFIVAHEPDEPDYRTEKIPHAAAIMAGVVGFVAVPWGAVGSALAGVTGVGGFEAMSSLSLPIMVTALAGVVAMVATGVLKPTEIYDAVEWDVIFLLAGIIPLGMALEQTGGADLLGSLVASTGAYLPVLGVLWVFYLATGLITGVISNNASVVLMLPVAVQTADQIGANPFAFVLAVTFAASTAFLTPVGYQTNLFVYGPGGYKFTDFVRVGAPLQLLLSIVTVLGIAFFWGL; encoded by the coding sequence ATGCTCGTGGTGTTCGCGATCATCCTTTTCGCGCTGGTTCTGTTCATTACCGAGTGGCTGCCGATCGACGTGACCGCCATCCTGATCATGGTGCTGTTGATGATTCTGGGTGCCGATGGCGTCGCGAACTTCACCGAAATCTCGACGACGGAAGGGACTTCCGGGTTCTCCAATTCGGCGACGATCACCGTGCTGGCGATGCTCATTCTGAGTTCGGGGATCAGCCAGACCGGCGTCGTCCAGATCATCGGCCGGAAGATGTCCGCGTTCGCCGGCGAGGACCTCGACAAACAGCTGCTCGCGACGATCGGCGTCAGCGGCCCCATCTCCGGCTTTATCAACAATACGCCGGTGGTCGCCATCCTCGTGCCCGTCGTCTCCGACATCGCTCACAAGGGCAAGACCTCGCCGTCGAAACTGCTGATTCCGCTCTCGTATGCCTCGATGTTCGGCGGCATGCTCACGCTGATCGGCACCTCGACGAACATCCTCGCGAGCGACGTCTCCGCGCGCCTGCTCGATCACCCCTTCTCGATGTTCGAGTTCACCAAACTCGGCGTCATCGTCCTCCTCGTCGGCAGCATCTATCTCATGACCGTCGGTCACCGACTGCTGCCCGAGCGGGTCCCCGTCGACGAGGACTACGTCACGGAGTACGCCATCGGTGAGTACCTGACCGAGGCGATCGTCGACGAGGGCTCCCCGATCGTCGGCTCGACGGTCGCCGACGCGATCGATCGCGTCGAGTTCGACGCCGACATCCTGCAGGTCGTCCGCGACGGCGAGGAGTTCATCGAACCCATCGGCCAGAAGACGATCCGCGCCGGCGACACGCTCCGGCTGCGGGCCGACCGACCGACCGTCCAACAACTCGTCGAACGCGAGACGCTCACGATCGACGGCGGTCCCGAGACCGACGCCGAACTCGAGCCGGACGAGATCCCCGACCGCACGCTGGTCGAGGTCGTCGTCCCCCGGGGCTCCTTCCTCGTGGGCGAGTCGCTCGAGACGTCGACGTTCCGCCAGCGCTACGACGCGACCGTGCTGGCCTTCCGCAGCCGAGGGGAAACGGTCCGCAGCGACATGGACGAACGCCGCATTCGAGTCGGTGACACGCTGTTGGTCCAGGCGGCACCCGACAGCATCGACCGGCTCTCTCAAAACGACGACTTCATCGTTGCCCACGAGCCGGACGAGCCCGACTACCGAACGGAGAAGATTCCCCACGCGGCGGCGATCATGGCCGGCGTCGTCGGCTTCGTCGCCGTCCCGTGGGGCGCGGTCGGGAGTGCGCTGGCCGGTGTGACCGGTGTCGGCGGCTTCGAGGCCATGTCGTCGCTGTCCCTGCCGATCATGGTCACTGCGCTGGCCGGTGTCGTCGCGATGGTCGCGACGGGCGTCCTCAAGCCGACCGAGATCTACGACGCCGTTGAGTGGGACGTAATCTTCCTGCTGGCGGGAATCATCCCGCTGGGGATGGCCTTAGAGCAGACCGGCGGAGCCGACCTCTTGGGGTCGCTCGTCGCCTCGACCGGGGCCTATCTCCCGGTTCTCGGTGTCCTCTGGGTGTTTTACCTCGCGACCGGACTCATTACGGGTGTCATCTCGAACAACGCGAGCGTCGTGTTGATGCTCCCGGTCGCCGTCCAGACGGCCGACCAGATCGGCGCGAACCCCTTCGCGTTCGTGCTGGCCGTGACCTTTGCGGCCTCGACGGCGTTTCTCACGCCCGTCGGCTACCAGACGAACCTGTTCGTCTACGGCCCCGGCGGCTACAAGTTCACGGATTTCGTCCGGGTCGGCGCGCCGCTGCAGTTGCTGCTCTCGATCGTCACCGTCCTCGGCATCGCGTTCTTCTGGGGACTGTAG
- a CDS encoding AI-2E family transporter yields MTETARGGDRSRRKRRYVLAGIVVALGVVTGGILLEVLGTILFALTVAYVLMPVQGWLVRRGLSEWTAALAATVIGFASATAVFAPIVVTLYFRIEGVLEAVEALPRELSITAFGTTQTIEAGQVQSMAVDSLSGVATDFALSLPVLAIKFALFLVLIFGVLLKGDEAGRAAVAPIPYDYRDVVYALATRARETLYAIYVLQVATSLATFAVAYPLFWALGYEGALTLAIVAAVLQFVPIIGPSMLITPIALYQAVAGNLVAAALIGVLGLVLVGWLPDVVVRPRLARRSAGLPGSLYFVGFTGGLFTLGPIGVVVGPLLVAVFVEAVDLLADEVNTDATFSEIIEADLEPPANGDTETTFQESSSQTADD; encoded by the coding sequence GTGACTGAGACCGCTCGCGGGGGAGATCGCTCGAGACGAAAGCGCCGTTACGTCCTCGCGGGGATCGTCGTCGCGCTCGGGGTCGTGACCGGCGGGATCCTGCTCGAGGTACTGGGAACGATCCTCTTCGCACTGACGGTCGCCTACGTCCTCATGCCGGTCCAGGGGTGGCTCGTCAGGCGCGGGCTCTCGGAGTGGACGGCCGCGCTCGCGGCGACTGTGATCGGCTTCGCGAGCGCGACCGCCGTCTTCGCGCCGATCGTCGTGACGCTGTACTTTCGCATCGAGGGCGTCCTCGAGGCGGTCGAGGCCCTGCCGCGTGAGCTGTCGATCACGGCCTTCGGAACGACCCAGACCATCGAGGCGGGGCAGGTCCAGTCGATGGCGGTCGATTCCCTGAGCGGCGTCGCGACCGACTTCGCGCTTTCCCTCCCGGTGCTGGCGATCAAGTTCGCGCTGTTTCTCGTCCTCATCTTCGGCGTCCTGCTCAAAGGCGACGAGGCGGGCCGGGCCGCCGTCGCGCCGATCCCCTACGACTACCGCGACGTCGTCTACGCGCTCGCCACGCGGGCTCGAGAGACGCTGTACGCGATCTACGTCCTGCAGGTCGCGACCTCGCTCGCGACGTTTGCCGTTGCCTACCCGCTGTTTTGGGCGCTGGGATACGAGGGCGCACTGACGCTCGCGATCGTCGCCGCCGTGTTGCAGTTCGTCCCGATCATCGGGCCGAGCATGTTGATCACGCCGATCGCGCTCTATCAGGCGGTCGCCGGCAACCTCGTTGCAGCGGCCCTGATCGGCGTTCTCGGCCTCGTCCTCGTCGGCTGGCTCCCCGACGTCGTCGTCCGGCCGCGGCTGGCGCGTCGCTCCGCCGGCCTCCCCGGCAGCCTCTATTTCGTCGGCTTCACCGGCGGGCTCTTTACCCTCGGCCCGATCGGCGTCGTCGTCGGCCCGCTGCTGGTCGCCGTCTTCGTCGAGGCCGTCGACCTGCTGGCCGACGAGGTCAACACCGACGCCACGTTCAGCGAGATCATCGAAGCCGATCTCGAGCCGCCCGCGAACGGCGATACGGAGACGACTTTTCAGGAGTCGAGTTCGCAGACCGCGGATGACTGA
- a CDS encoding DUF7521 family protein, with translation MNEYTLPIAIANTATVLTGGAIALLAYRAFRRTGSAALRAVAAGFGVIVIGSILGGGVHLLGETMGLGIALQSSATALGFAILLYSLYAETTDITVTTELSV, from the coding sequence ATGAACGAGTACACGCTCCCCATCGCGATCGCGAACACGGCGACGGTACTGACCGGCGGCGCAATCGCGTTGCTCGCCTATCGGGCCTTCCGACGGACCGGGTCGGCGGCGCTGCGTGCCGTCGCCGCCGGCTTCGGTGTCATCGTCATCGGCTCGATCCTCGGCGGCGGCGTTCACCTCCTCGGCGAGACGATGGGACTGGGCATCGCCCTCCAGAGTTCGGCGACAGCACTCGGGTTCGCGATCTTGCTCTACTCGCTGTACGCCGAAACCACCGACATCACCGTGACCACGGAGCTGTCAGTATGA
- a CDS encoding halocin C8-like domain-containing protein, with translation MKEIITAAMTEDERSDDKTGIDRRTVLRTVGTAGVLATGTAGVAAAGSQFSRAEETRLLTGEEKRELARELSETEAFRELAQQAREDGNLIRNEADGVTAGYATGEGFTREIVEYELKGLSDAERGSIVVGRDPTTDEIEVASLDYYYETDDGVLDEVHRTESADAAGSEQLETATADSAGGTTVISVDTAAIRRVQDGSTELDESGAGGTANGTVTTQIDVTGCDACKIVAGQVCNVGCGATGGFICGFLGITVPVAGLSCLGLVEIICTVADEYSGCGDAVAEEACDRADLC, from the coding sequence ATGAAAGAAATAATAACTGCAGCGATGACCGAAGACGAACGCTCGGACGACAAGACGGGCATCGATCGACGAACGGTCCTCAGAACGGTCGGTACGGCCGGTGTTCTCGCGACCGGAACGGCCGGTGTCGCAGCCGCTGGCAGCCAGTTCTCGCGGGCGGAGGAAACGAGGCTCCTTACCGGCGAAGAGAAACGGGAACTCGCCCGCGAGCTTTCCGAGACCGAGGCGTTCCGAGAGCTGGCACAGCAGGCTCGAGAGGACGGAAATCTGATTCGTAACGAGGCGGACGGCGTCACTGCCGGCTACGCCACGGGTGAGGGATTCACTCGGGAAATTGTCGAATACGAGCTCAAGGGACTGAGCGACGCCGAGCGGGGCAGCATCGTCGTCGGACGCGACCCGACGACCGATGAGATCGAAGTCGCGAGCCTTGATTACTACTACGAGACCGACGACGGCGTTCTGGATGAGGTCCATCGAACGGAATCCGCGGACGCGGCTGGGAGCGAACAGCTCGAGACCGCGACAGCGGACTCGGCGGGCGGAACGACGGTCATCTCCGTCGACACGGCGGCGATCCGCAGGGTACAGGACGGCTCGACCGAGCTAGACGAGTCGGGCGCGGGCGGTACGGCGAACGGAACGGTCACGACGCAGATCGACGTCACGGGGTGTGACGCCTGTAAGATCGTGGCCGGACAGGTCTGTAACGTCGGTTGCGGTGCGACCGGCGGCTTCATTTGTGGATTCCTCGGGATCACCGTTCCGGTTGCCGGACTCAGCTGTCTGGGTCTCGTCGAGATCATCTGTACCGTCGCCGACGAGTACAGCGGCTGCGGCGATGCAGTCGCCGAAGAGGCCTGTGACAGAGCGGACCTCTGTTGA